A window of the Gemmatirosa kalamazoonensis genome harbors these coding sequences:
- a CDS encoding endonuclease/exonuclease/phosphatase family protein encodes MTLRLLSYNIRYGGTGREDALAAVIRDAAADVVVLQEATDPRVVARLAEVTHMPYSASRPGYSTGFLSRTPLAGHAWYHPRGARHAFIELVLPGDVGRVYGLHLNAWFSKWSERRRVHEIRALLHSIREHQHGFHVIAGDFNALAPGAPLNAAKLPRWIQAMVWMSGRDIARDTIGVMLQASYVDAYRVLHPHDDGYTFPTWDPHTRFDYLFTPERYAPRLRRCDVLLDVAHGKAASDHFPLVTDLDLDV; translated from the coding sequence GTGACGCTCCGCCTGCTGAGCTACAACATCCGGTACGGCGGCACCGGCCGCGAGGACGCGCTCGCCGCGGTCATCCGCGACGCGGCGGCGGACGTCGTCGTGCTGCAGGAGGCGACGGATCCGCGCGTCGTCGCACGCCTGGCCGAGGTGACCCACATGCCGTACTCGGCGTCGCGGCCCGGCTACTCCACCGGCTTCCTGAGCCGCACGCCGCTCGCCGGACACGCGTGGTACCACCCGCGCGGCGCGCGGCACGCGTTCATCGAGCTCGTGCTGCCGGGCGACGTCGGACGCGTGTACGGGCTGCACCTCAACGCGTGGTTCTCGAAGTGGAGCGAGCGCCGCCGCGTGCACGAGATCCGCGCGCTGCTGCACTCCATCCGCGAGCATCAGCACGGCTTCCACGTCATCGCCGGCGACTTCAACGCGCTCGCGCCGGGCGCACCACTGAACGCCGCGAAGCTGCCGCGCTGGATCCAGGCGATGGTGTGGATGAGCGGCCGCGACATCGCGCGCGACACGATCGGGGTAATGCTCCAGGCGAGCTACGTCGACGCGTACCGCGTGCTGCACCCGCACGACGACGGGTACACGTTCCCCACCTGGGATCCGCACACGCGGTTCGACTACCTGTTCACCCCCGAGCGCTACGCGCCACGTCTGCGGCGCTGCGACGTGCTGCTCGACGTCGCGCACGGGAAGGCGGCGTCCGACCACTTCCCGCTGGTCACCGACCTCGATCTCGACGTCTGA
- the msrP gene encoding protein-methionine-sulfoxide reductase catalytic subunit MsrP has protein sequence MLIRRPDDIPSSEITPESLYVDRRRFIAAAGFIGAGALLGCDRGTREADAAQLEDQPASRDEVTKYDDATGYNNYYEFGTDKEDPKANAGSLRTRPWSVAVEGMVKRPATWAFDDLLKGLAPQERVYRHRCVEAWSMVIPWLGVPLADVLRKLEPLPSAKYVEFTTLFDPKQMPGQRSGVLPWPYVEALRMDEAMHPLTLLVTGMYGKTLPNQNGAPLRLVIPWKYGFKGAKSIVKIRLTDKQPSTTWNVAAPDEYGFYANVNPEVDHPRWSQAKERRVGEFGRRATLPFNGYAAQVASLYAGMDLRRNF, from the coding sequence ATGCTGATCAGGCGCCCCGACGACATCCCGTCGTCCGAGATCACCCCGGAGTCTCTCTACGTCGACCGCCGGCGGTTCATCGCCGCCGCGGGGTTCATCGGCGCCGGCGCGCTGCTGGGCTGCGATCGCGGCACGCGCGAGGCCGACGCCGCGCAGCTCGAGGATCAGCCGGCGTCGCGCGACGAGGTCACGAAGTACGACGACGCGACGGGCTACAACAACTACTACGAGTTCGGCACCGACAAGGAGGACCCGAAGGCGAACGCGGGCTCGCTCCGCACGCGGCCGTGGTCCGTCGCCGTCGAGGGGATGGTGAAGCGCCCCGCGACGTGGGCGTTCGACGACCTGCTGAAGGGGCTCGCGCCGCAGGAGCGTGTCTATCGCCACCGGTGCGTCGAGGCGTGGTCGATGGTGATCCCGTGGCTCGGCGTGCCGCTCGCCGACGTGCTGCGCAAGCTCGAGCCGCTGCCGTCGGCGAAGTACGTGGAGTTCACCACGCTGTTCGACCCGAAGCAGATGCCCGGGCAGCGCAGCGGCGTGCTCCCGTGGCCCTACGTCGAGGCGCTACGGATGGACGAGGCGATGCACCCGCTCACGCTCCTCGTCACCGGCATGTACGGCAAGACGCTGCCGAACCAGAACGGCGCGCCGCTCCGCCTCGTCATCCCGTGGAAGTACGGGTTCAAGGGCGCGAAGTCGATCGTGAAGATCCGCCTGACGGACAAGCAGCCGAGCACCACCTGGAACGTCGCGGCGCCCGACGAGTACGGGTTCTACGCGAACGTGAACCCCGAGGTCGACCACCCGCGCTGGTCGCAGGCGAAGGAGCGCCGCGTCGGCGAGTTCGGGCGGCGCGCCACGCTGCCGTTCAACGGCTACGCGGCGCAGGTCGCGTCGCTGTACGCCGGCATGGATCTGCGGCGGAACTTCTGA
- a CDS encoding PRC-barrel domain-containing protein — MARAEESRGLRDEANVGPDPRRARELRPLRDLKWKVADGEPDIRGWSVFASTGRELGVVHDLLVDTEAGEVVMLDVDLKRDDRHTLAPLRAAWIDRGTKRVVVDARELGAADTLPALPREGALSDADMSRFNDEYVRAYGDRGYERDREYRLRRGDDELRFGSRGGDLHSDVVEPRDERDVRDTRGTPRRLLDESTSLGATGGAAMGAAAVGGAHAVSDEGKTINRELADLPRDGRRDVNRDAQLANAVEADAARRERELRDAERRGARLGDEPVEDPMLAEREIDPRELDARVRIDEGATVDEKAPVGGVRYDSPNYPRHSYGTLEEEERADRIDRDERIVSRRPWVDDARETPAERRADEIERNVHYRRADDARP; from the coding sequence ATGGCACGAGCCGAGGAGTCGCGCGGCCTGCGCGACGAGGCCAACGTCGGGCCCGACCCGCGCCGCGCGCGCGAGCTGCGCCCGCTGCGGGATCTGAAGTGGAAGGTGGCCGACGGAGAGCCCGACATTCGCGGCTGGTCGGTGTTCGCGTCGACGGGGCGCGAGCTCGGGGTGGTGCACGACCTGCTCGTCGACACCGAGGCGGGCGAGGTCGTGATGCTCGACGTCGACCTGAAGCGCGACGATCGGCACACGCTCGCCCCGCTGCGCGCGGCGTGGATCGACCGCGGCACGAAGCGCGTCGTCGTCGACGCGCGCGAGCTCGGCGCGGCCGACACGCTCCCCGCGCTCCCGCGCGAGGGCGCGCTGAGCGACGCCGACATGTCGCGGTTCAACGACGAGTACGTGCGCGCCTACGGCGATCGCGGCTACGAGCGCGACCGCGAGTACCGCCTGCGCCGCGGCGACGACGAGCTGCGCTTCGGCTCGCGCGGCGGTGACCTGCACAGCGACGTCGTGGAGCCGCGCGACGAGCGCGATGTGCGCGACACGCGCGGCACGCCGCGTCGCCTGCTCGACGAGTCCACGTCGCTCGGCGCGACGGGCGGCGCGGCGATGGGCGCGGCCGCCGTCGGCGGCGCGCACGCGGTGTCCGACGAGGGGAAGACGATCAACCGCGAGCTCGCCGACCTGCCGCGCGATGGCCGGCGCGACGTGAACCGCGATGCGCAGCTCGCGAACGCCGTCGAGGCGGACGCGGCGCGCCGCGAGCGCGAGCTGCGCGACGCCGAACGGCGCGGCGCGCGGCTCGGCGACGAGCCGGTGGAGGATCCGATGCTCGCCGAGCGCGAGATCGATCCGCGCGAGCTCGATGCCCGCGTGCGCATCGACGAGGGCGCCACGGTTGACGAGAAGGCGCCGGTCGGCGGCGTCCGCTACGACTCGCCGAACTACCCGCGGCACAGCTACGGGACGCTCGAGGAAGAGGAGCGCGCCGATCGCATCGATCGCGACGAGCGCATCGTCTCGCGCCGCCCGTGGGTGGACGACGCCCGCGAGACGCCGGCGGAGCGCCGTGCCGACGAGATCGAGCGGAACGTGCACTACCGGCGCGCGGACGACGCTCGGCCGTGA
- a CDS encoding sulfite oxidase heme-binding subunit YedZ: MRSGSLGSFLGTRRARLVVWLLGALPALWLAWQLWRAWNGEPHTLGREPVKGLEHATGDWTIRFLAATLAVTPLRQLTGWNWLARYRRILGLLAFGYACTHLTTYAVLDLELDLGEVAHEIVKRPYLVVGFTAWLLLLPLAVTSTTGWIRRLGGKRWDRLHAAVYAVVALGLVHFWWSQKKDKSDPLAWALVFAVLFAWRAWRAVVRRRDRGR, encoded by the coding sequence GTGCGCTCCGGATCGTTAGGCAGCTTCCTCGGCACGCGTCGAGCGCGACTCGTCGTGTGGCTCCTCGGCGCGCTCCCCGCGCTGTGGCTCGCGTGGCAGCTCTGGCGGGCGTGGAACGGCGAGCCGCACACGCTCGGACGTGAGCCGGTGAAGGGCCTCGAGCACGCGACCGGCGACTGGACCATCCGCTTCCTCGCCGCGACGCTCGCCGTCACGCCGCTGCGGCAGCTCACGGGATGGAACTGGCTCGCGCGCTACCGGCGCATCCTCGGGCTGCTCGCGTTCGGCTACGCGTGCACGCACCTGACCACGTACGCGGTGCTCGACCTCGAGCTCGACCTCGGCGAGGTGGCGCACGAGATCGTGAAGCGCCCCTATCTCGTCGTCGGCTTCACGGCGTGGCTGCTGCTCCTGCCGCTCGCCGTCACGAGCACCACCGGATGGATCCGCCGACTCGGCGGCAAGCGGTGGGACCGGCTGCACGCGGCGGTGTACGCCGTCGTCGCGTTAGGCCTCGTCCACTTCTGGTGGAGTCAGAAGAAGGACAAGTCGGACCCGCTCGCGTGGGCGCTCGTGTTCGCGGTGCTGTTCGCGTGGCGGGCGTGGCGCGCCGTCGTCAGACGTCGAGATCGAGGTCGGTGA